One Chanodichthys erythropterus isolate Z2021 chromosome 22, ASM2448905v1, whole genome shotgun sequence DNA window includes the following coding sequences:
- the ecscr gene encoding endothelial cell-specific chemotaxis regulator isoform X1: MCFINKVNLKLESGEHTEQDSGVDLGAGAETGVDSEARADVCVGQIKVQTEKTQHKDVMTTSTTVSTTTAPLSSRYSGSTDGSSLSSSNSTPEVQTGKTESFTVSSQHEDVMMTNHTSTTVSTTTAPLSSRHSVGAYERPMTSTTVISNINMPEMTATPSQAPDSSLTLLAFGVMSLILILIVVMVILVTAINIRGRCKDTRQHKGIKSYDSVVLDSNVSSNCEKESITLVSVRTINTENKTDSPQMSSVHSTIVDNEDQELTRDLLGIKDGV; encoded by the exons atgtgctttataaataaagtaaacttgAAACTTGAGTCTGGAGAACATACTGAAcaggactctggagtggacttagGGGCTGGAGCCgagactggagtggactcagagGCTAGAGCGGATGTATGTGTGGGCCagataaaag tCCAAACAGAAAAAACTCAACATAAGGATGTCATGACCACCTCAACAACCGTGAGCACTACCACAGCTCCTTTATCTTCCAGATACTCAG GCAGTACTGATGGATCCAGCCTCTCTTCTTCAAATAGCACACCAG aagTCCAAACAGGAAAAACTGAGTCTTTTACTGTTTCATCTCAACATGAGGATGTCATGATGACCAACCACACCTCAACAACCGTGAGCACAACCACAGCTCCTTTATCTTCCAGACACTCAG TTGGTGCTTATGAACGTCCCATGACTTCAACAACAGTTATTTCAAACATCAACATGCCAGAAATGACGGCAACACCTTCACAAGCACCAGACAGCAGTCTCACTTTGCTTGCCTTTG GTGTGATGAGCCTTATACTCATTTTAATTGTTGTCATGGTGATCTTGGTGACCGCTATCAATATCAGAGGACGGTGTAAAGATACCAGGCAGCACAAGG gtaTTAAAAGCTATGACTCTGTGGTATTGGACAG CAATGTGAGCAGCAACTGTGAGAAAGAGAGCATCACTCTTGTCTCTGTGAGGACAATAAACACAGAAAACA AAACAGATTCTCCTCAGATGTCTTCAGTTCACAGCACTATAGTGGACAATGAGGACCAAGAGCTTACCAGAGACTTGCTGGGCATCAAAGATGGAGTTTGA
- the ecscr gene encoding endothelial cell-specific chemotaxis regulator isoform X3, producing the protein MELLLFLLILTIASSSVISAGNDTNLTSTALPDTTLSPLSVDSKTVQTEKTQHKDVMTTSTTVSTTTAPLSSRYSGSTDGSSLSSSNSTPEVQTGKTESFTVSSQHEDVMMTNHTSTTVSTTTAPLSSRHSVGAYERPMTSTTVISNINMPEMTATPSQAPDSSLTLLAFGVMSLILILIVVMVILVTAINIRGRCKDTRQHKGIKSYDSVVLDSNVSSNCEKESITLVSVRTINTENKTDSPQMSSVHSTIVDNEDQELTRDLLGIKDGV; encoded by the exons ATGGAGCTGCTTCTCTTTCTTCTCATTCTTACGATTGCGTCTTCATCCGTCATCTCAGCAG GAAATGACACAAACCTCACAAGTACGGCCCTTCCAGATACAACTTTATCTCCATTGTCTGTTGATTCAAAAACAG tCCAAACAGAAAAAACTCAACATAAGGATGTCATGACCACCTCAACAACCGTGAGCACTACCACAGCTCCTTTATCTTCCAGATACTCAG GCAGTACTGATGGATCCAGCCTCTCTTCTTCAAATAGCACACCAG aagTCCAAACAGGAAAAACTGAGTCTTTTACTGTTTCATCTCAACATGAGGATGTCATGATGACCAACCACACCTCAACAACCGTGAGCACAACCACAGCTCCTTTATCTTCCAGACACTCAG TTGGTGCTTATGAACGTCCCATGACTTCAACAACAGTTATTTCAAACATCAACATGCCAGAAATGACGGCAACACCTTCACAAGCACCAGACAGCAGTCTCACTTTGCTTGCCTTTG GTGTGATGAGCCTTATACTCATTTTAATTGTTGTCATGGTGATCTTGGTGACCGCTATCAATATCAGAGGACGGTGTAAAGATACCAGGCAGCACAAGG gtaTTAAAAGCTATGACTCTGTGGTATTGGACAG CAATGTGAGCAGCAACTGTGAGAAAGAGAGCATCACTCTTGTCTCTGTGAGGACAATAAACACAGAAAACA AAACAGATTCTCCTCAGATGTCTTCAGTTCACAGCACTATAGTGGACAATGAGGACCAAGAGCTTACCAGAGACTTGCTGGGCATCAAAGATGGAGTTTGA
- the dnajc18 gene encoding dnaJ homolog subfamily C member 18 isoform X1, whose product MTMFEMDKEESDRLIEKAKLCLRSGRKEKALQLLYEAQKIYPSTRARVLIDAIVKNGGTPPEEERTYTPPPGWRNSEDGPAPHQRPSAHERAEGSSDDKKSYTEEQRQGVLRIKRCRDFYEILGVPKDASDEDLKKAYRKLALRFHPDKNCAPGATDAFKAIGNAYAVLSNPEKRQQYDECGDQGPAETSSQTSAQPRHAYGHHRSFSRDFEADISPEELFNIFFGGRFPTGNIHVYTNRGASYAHYYQPRRRRAYERREEEVEESHSQVSNRDGDKEAKLTDCSFKNNFTALLQLLPVLVLILISVFTQLMATNPPYSLFYKPSMGLVVSRETQHMGVPYYVDKSFEKEYRGAALDELEKTIENDYIDHLQSSCWKEKQQKSDLANLGQLYRDDRLKQKAETMKLDHCDKLHRFMGRQRGE is encoded by the exons ATGACAATGTTTGAGATGGATAAAGAGGAGTCTGACAGGCTGATAGAGAAAGCAAAGCTGTGCTTGCGGTCAGGACGCAAAGAGAAAGCCTTGCAGCTGCTGTACGAGGCGCAGAAGATCTACCCCAGCACCCGGGCCAGAG TACTGATTGATGCCATCGTGAAGAATGGTGGCACCCCCCCTGAAGAGGAGCGCACCTACACGCCTCCGCCTGGCTGGAGAAACTCTGAAGACGGCCCGGCTCCACATCAGCGGCCCAGTGCGCATGAGAGAGCAGAGGGGTCCAGCGACGACAAGAAGAGCTACACGGAGGAGCAGCGGCAAGGAGTGCTCAG GATAAAGAGATGCAGAGACTTCTATGAAATTCTGGGGGTGCCAAAGGATGCCAGTGATGAGGACTTGAAGAAAGCCTATAGGAAGCTGGCACTACGCTTCCACCCGGATAAGAACTGCGCCCCCGGAGCGACTGATGCTTTCAAAG CTATAGGCAATGCATATGCAGTGCTCAGTAACCCAGAGAAAAGGCAGCAATATGATGAGTGTGGGGATCAGGGCCCTGCAGAGACATCCAGTCAAACTTCAGCCCAACCCCGTCATGCGTACGGACACCACCGTTCCTTCAGCAGAGACTTCGAGGCGGACATCTCCCCAGAGGAGCTCTTCAACATCTTCTTCGGGGGCAGATTTCCTACAG GCAACATCCATGTGTACACCAACCGAGGAGCTTCTTACGCTCATTATTACCAGCCCCGCAGACGCCGTGCATATGAGAGACGTGAGGAAGAGGTGGAGGAGAGCCACAGTCAG gtttcaaacagagatggtgacaaagaggcaaaacttacagactgcagctttaag AACAACTTCACAGCGCTCCTGCAGCTGCTGCCGGTGCTGGTGCTCATTCTGATCTCTGTATTCACTCAGCTGATGGCCACCAACCCTCCCTACAGCCTCTTCTACAAACC GTCCATGGGGTTAGTGGTGTCCAGGGAAACCCAGCACATGGGTGTGCCATATTATGTGGATAAGAGTTTTGAGAAAGAGTACCGCGGTGCTGCCCTGGACGAGCTGGAGAAGACCATTGAGAATGACTATATTGACCACCTACAGAGCAGCTGCTGGAAAGAGAAGCAACAGA
- the LOC137012280 gene encoding uncharacterized protein has translation MGQRLSRKEKSEGGGECVHGVNPCTPLTPTDHKAEQHPRPDETPVGTGEIGGQERKERGGERTKKKKQKKRRFRKFASFFSCLSRPKSTEAQGEHVEQGEVDQDTDELPSRRCNDDQASLQDVICTVEDNDHQEPPSSSPEVSPAAEDQRVEDVQPQDQDSSASLSVGECPPHLLRQLDCDEIMRIENHICWKYTIGKKMGEGGFGSVFEGVRCKDGLVVAVKFTAKTENEPYISLPDHPRPVPLEVALTVLANQGPSCAHIIKLIDWQDHPNQTIMVLERPIPCMDMHSFWEHHGGLFSEELARHFMQQVIDAAAVCCSRGVFHRDIKMPNLLVNTETLEVKLIDFGCGDLLRSSSYLTYSGTARYCPPEYFTKGEYHAKQATVWSLGVLLFAMITSLYPDSSDINLMDADIWFQPGFSDECCRFIRGCLKSEPEERLHLEEMLFHDWFKVLIGFDYLNTDISFLTMPFIKSPCRSWKRGSALRLVGLAWVAPPSLQPLRLAGLALVAPPSLQPLRLAGLALVAPPSLQPLRLAGLALVAPPSLQPLRLAGLAWVAPPSLASCGAGIGGPSIPPAFTSCGAGRPWLRLAPWLLRIHSSVSLQPQLQSFPEVPDMTHRVTLMPVMFASKIHAKTGKQRWPSTVSCHSLSQSWCLRLQSQSSSLNIPGHRGSC, from the exons ATGGGACAGCGACTATCTCGTAAAGAGAAATCGGAGGGAGGAGGCGAGTGTGTGCACGGGGTAAATCCCTGTACACCACTGACACCCACCGACCACAAGGCGGAGCAACATCCTCGTCCTGACGAGACGCCTGTGGGTACCGGTGAGATAGGCGGGCAGGAGAGAAAGGAGAGAGGGGGAGAGCGgacaaagaagaagaagcagaaaaagAGGAGGTTTCGAAAGTTTGCCTCTTTTTTCTCTTGTTTGTCTCGCCCCAAATCCACCGAAGCTCAGGGTGAGCATGTAGAGCAGGGTGAGGTGGACCAGGACACTGATGAGCTCCCATCCAGGAGGTGCAATGATG ATCAGGCTTCTCTACAGGATGTCATCTGTACTGTGGAGGACAATGATCATCAGGAACCTCCATCCAGTAGTCCTGAAGTCTCTCCTGCTGCCGAGGACCAGCGAGTGGAGGACGTCCAGCCTCAAGATCAGGACAGTTCAGCCAGTCTGTCAGTGGGTGAATGTCCACCACATCTGCTGAGACAGCTGGACTGTGATGAGATCATGAGGATCGAGA ACCACATTTGCTGGAAATACACCATCGGCAAGAAGATGGGGGAAGGAGGATTCGGCTCTGTCTTTGAAGGGGTCCGTTGCAAGGATGGCCTTGTGGTGGCTGTGAAATTTACAGCAAAGACAGAGAACGAGCCGTACATCAGCCTT CCTGACCATCCCAGGCCAGTTCCCCTTGAGGTGGCCCTGACAGTCTTGGCCAATCAAGGCCCCAGCTGTGCCCACATCATTAAGCTGATAGACTGGCAGGACCATCCCAACCAGACCATCATGGTCTTAGAGCGGCCCATACCCTGTATGGACATGCACAGTTTTTGGGAGCATCACGGCGGCCTCTTTAGTGAGGAGTTGGCGCGTCATTTCATGCAGCAGGTGATAGACGCTGCTGCCGTCTGCTGTTCCCGGGGGGTCTTTCACAGGGACATCAAGATGCCCAACCTCCTGGTCAACACAGAGACCCTTGAGGTTAAATTGATTGATTTTGGCTGTGGGGACCTCCTAAGAAGCTCGTCCTACCTTACCTACAGTG GGACAGCAAGGTACTGCCCTCCGGAGTACTTCACGAAGGGTGAGTACCATGCGAAGCAGGCAACGGTGTGGTCGCTGGGAGTGCTGCTGTTTGCCATGATCACCAGCCTTTATCCAGACAGCAGCGATATAAATTTGATGGATGCAGATATCTGGTTCCAGCCGGGCTTCTCAGATG aatgctgccGTTTTATTCGGGGTTGCCTGAAGAGCGAGCCAGAAGAGAGGCTTCATCTGGAGGAGATGCTCTTCCATGACTGGTTCAAGGTACTGA ttgGGTTTGATTATCTGAATACAGACATCAGCTTCCTTACGATGCCTTTCATTAA GTCGCCCTGTAGGTCATGGAAAAGAGGGTCAGCCTTGCGTCTTGTGGGGCTGGCATGGGTGGCCCCTCCATCCCTCCAGCCTTTGCGTCTTGCGGGGCTGGCACTGGTGGCCCCTCCATCCCTCCAGCCTTTGCGTCTTGCGGGTCTGGCATTGGTGGCCCCTCCATCCCTCCAGCCTTTGCGTCTTGCGGGGCTGGCACTGGTGGCCCCTCCATCCCTCCAGCCTTTGCGTCTTGCGGGGCTGGCATGGGTGGCCCCTCCATCCTTAGCGTCTTGCGGGGCTGGCATTGGTGGCCCCTCCATCCCTCCAGCCTTTACGTCTTGCGGGGCTGGCAGGCCTTGGTTGCGTCTGGCACCTTGGCTGCTACGGATCCACAGCTCTGTGTCATTGCAGCCTCAGTTGCAAAGCTTCCCAGAGGTTCCTGACATGACCCACAGGGTCACACTGATGCCCGTCATGTTCGCCTCAAAGATTCATGCCAAGACTGGCAAGCAGCGATGGCCTTCCACTGTTTCCTGTCATAGCCTCAGTCAGAGCTGGTGTCTAAGGCTCCAGTCCCAGAGCTCCTCTCTCAACATCCCTGGTCACAGAGGTTCCTGCTAG
- the ecscr gene encoding endothelial cell-specific chemotaxis regulator isoform X8, which yields MELLLFLLILTIASSSVISAGNDTNLTSTALPDTTLSPLSVDSKTVQTGKTESFTVSSQHEDVMMTNHTSTTVSTTTAPLSSRHSVGAYERPMTSTTVISNINMPEMTATPSQAPDSSLTLLAFGVMSLILILIVVMVILVTAINIRGRCKDTRQHKGIKSYDSVVLDSNVSSNCEKESITLVSVRTINTENKTDSPQMSSVHSTIVDNEDQELTRDLLGIKDGV from the exons ATGGAGCTGCTTCTCTTTCTTCTCATTCTTACGATTGCGTCTTCATCCGTCATCTCAGCAG GAAATGACACAAACCTCACAAGTACGGCCCTTCCAGATACAACTTTATCTCCATTGTCTGTTGATTCAAAAACAG TCCAAACAGGAAAAACTGAGTCTTTTACTGTTTCATCTCAACATGAGGATGTCATGATGACCAACCACACCTCAACAACCGTGAGCACAACCACAGCTCCTTTATCTTCCAGACACTCAG TTGGTGCTTATGAACGTCCCATGACTTCAACAACAGTTATTTCAAACATCAACATGCCAGAAATGACGGCAACACCTTCACAAGCACCAGACAGCAGTCTCACTTTGCTTGCCTTTG GTGTGATGAGCCTTATACTCATTTTAATTGTTGTCATGGTGATCTTGGTGACCGCTATCAATATCAGAGGACGGTGTAAAGATACCAGGCAGCACAAGG gtaTTAAAAGCTATGACTCTGTGGTATTGGACAG CAATGTGAGCAGCAACTGTGAGAAAGAGAGCATCACTCTTGTCTCTGTGAGGACAATAAACACAGAAAACA AAACAGATTCTCCTCAGATGTCTTCAGTTCACAGCACTATAGTGGACAATGAGGACCAAGAGCTTACCAGAGACTTGCTGGGCATCAAAGATGGAGTTTGA
- the ecscr gene encoding endothelial cell-specific chemotaxis regulator isoform X6, with amino-acid sequence MELLLFLLILTIASSSVISAGNDTNLTSTALPDTTLSPLSVDSKTVQTEKTQHKDVMTTSTTVSTTTAPLSSRYSEVQTGKTESFTVSSQHEDVMMTNHTSTTVSTTTAPLSSRHSVGAYERPMTSTTVISNINMPEMTATPSQAPDSSLTLLAFGVMSLILILIVVMVILVTAINIRGRCKDTRQHKGIKSYDSVVLDSNVSSNCEKESITLVSVRTINTENKTDSPQMSSVHSTIVDNEDQELTRDLLGIKDGV; translated from the exons ATGGAGCTGCTTCTCTTTCTTCTCATTCTTACGATTGCGTCTTCATCCGTCATCTCAGCAG GAAATGACACAAACCTCACAAGTACGGCCCTTCCAGATACAACTTTATCTCCATTGTCTGTTGATTCAAAAACAG tCCAAACAGAAAAAACTCAACATAAGGATGTCATGACCACCTCAACAACCGTGAGCACTACCACAGCTCCTTTATCTTCCAGATACTCAG aagTCCAAACAGGAAAAACTGAGTCTTTTACTGTTTCATCTCAACATGAGGATGTCATGATGACCAACCACACCTCAACAACCGTGAGCACAACCACAGCTCCTTTATCTTCCAGACACTCAG TTGGTGCTTATGAACGTCCCATGACTTCAACAACAGTTATTTCAAACATCAACATGCCAGAAATGACGGCAACACCTTCACAAGCACCAGACAGCAGTCTCACTTTGCTTGCCTTTG GTGTGATGAGCCTTATACTCATTTTAATTGTTGTCATGGTGATCTTGGTGACCGCTATCAATATCAGAGGACGGTGTAAAGATACCAGGCAGCACAAGG gtaTTAAAAGCTATGACTCTGTGGTATTGGACAG CAATGTGAGCAGCAACTGTGAGAAAGAGAGCATCACTCTTGTCTCTGTGAGGACAATAAACACAGAAAACA AAACAGATTCTCCTCAGATGTCTTCAGTTCACAGCACTATAGTGGACAATGAGGACCAAGAGCTTACCAGAGACTTGCTGGGCATCAAAGATGGAGTTTGA
- the ecscr gene encoding endothelial cell-specific chemotaxis regulator isoform X7, translating to MELLLFLLILTIASSSVISAGNDTNLTSTALPDTTLSPLSVDSKTEVQTGKTESFTVSSQHEDVMMTNHTSTTVSTTTAPLSSRHSVGAYERPMTSTTVISNINMPEMTATPSQAPDSSLTLLAFGVMSLILILIVVMVILVTAINIRGRCKDTRQHKGIKSYDSVVLDSNVSSNCEKESITLVSVRTINTENKTDSPQMSSVHSTIVDNEDQELTRDLLGIKDGV from the exons ATGGAGCTGCTTCTCTTTCTTCTCATTCTTACGATTGCGTCTTCATCCGTCATCTCAGCAG GAAATGACACAAACCTCACAAGTACGGCCCTTCCAGATACAACTTTATCTCCATTGTCTGTTGATTCAAAAACAG aagTCCAAACAGGAAAAACTGAGTCTTTTACTGTTTCATCTCAACATGAGGATGTCATGATGACCAACCACACCTCAACAACCGTGAGCACAACCACAGCTCCTTTATCTTCCAGACACTCAG TTGGTGCTTATGAACGTCCCATGACTTCAACAACAGTTATTTCAAACATCAACATGCCAGAAATGACGGCAACACCTTCACAAGCACCAGACAGCAGTCTCACTTTGCTTGCCTTTG GTGTGATGAGCCTTATACTCATTTTAATTGTTGTCATGGTGATCTTGGTGACCGCTATCAATATCAGAGGACGGTGTAAAGATACCAGGCAGCACAAGG gtaTTAAAAGCTATGACTCTGTGGTATTGGACAG CAATGTGAGCAGCAACTGTGAGAAAGAGAGCATCACTCTTGTCTCTGTGAGGACAATAAACACAGAAAACA AAACAGATTCTCCTCAGATGTCTTCAGTTCACAGCACTATAGTGGACAATGAGGACCAAGAGCTTACCAGAGACTTGCTGGGCATCAAAGATGGAGTTTGA
- the ecscr gene encoding endothelial cell-specific chemotaxis regulator isoform X2, with the protein MCFINKVNLKLESGEHTEQDSGVDLGAGAETGVDSEARADVCVGQIKVQTEKTQHKDVMTTSTTVSTTTAPLSSRYSGSTDGSSLSSSNSTPVQTGKTESFTVSSQHEDVMMTNHTSTTVSTTTAPLSSRHSVGAYERPMTSTTVISNINMPEMTATPSQAPDSSLTLLAFGVMSLILILIVVMVILVTAINIRGRCKDTRQHKGIKSYDSVVLDSNVSSNCEKESITLVSVRTINTENKTDSPQMSSVHSTIVDNEDQELTRDLLGIKDGV; encoded by the exons atgtgctttataaataaagtaaacttgAAACTTGAGTCTGGAGAACATACTGAAcaggactctggagtggacttagGGGCTGGAGCCgagactggagtggactcagagGCTAGAGCGGATGTATGTGTGGGCCagataaaag tCCAAACAGAAAAAACTCAACATAAGGATGTCATGACCACCTCAACAACCGTGAGCACTACCACAGCTCCTTTATCTTCCAGATACTCAG GCAGTACTGATGGATCCAGCCTCTCTTCTTCAAATAGCACACCAG TCCAAACAGGAAAAACTGAGTCTTTTACTGTTTCATCTCAACATGAGGATGTCATGATGACCAACCACACCTCAACAACCGTGAGCACAACCACAGCTCCTTTATCTTCCAGACACTCAG TTGGTGCTTATGAACGTCCCATGACTTCAACAACAGTTATTTCAAACATCAACATGCCAGAAATGACGGCAACACCTTCACAAGCACCAGACAGCAGTCTCACTTTGCTTGCCTTTG GTGTGATGAGCCTTATACTCATTTTAATTGTTGTCATGGTGATCTTGGTGACCGCTATCAATATCAGAGGACGGTGTAAAGATACCAGGCAGCACAAGG gtaTTAAAAGCTATGACTCTGTGGTATTGGACAG CAATGTGAGCAGCAACTGTGAGAAAGAGAGCATCACTCTTGTCTCTGTGAGGACAATAAACACAGAAAACA AAACAGATTCTCCTCAGATGTCTTCAGTTCACAGCACTATAGTGGACAATGAGGACCAAGAGCTTACCAGAGACTTGCTGGGCATCAAAGATGGAGTTTGA
- the ecscr gene encoding endothelial cell-specific chemotaxis regulator isoform X5 has protein sequence MCFINKVNLKLESGEHTEQDSGVDLGAGAETGVDSEARADVCVGQIKVQTEKTQHKDVMTTSTTVSTTTAPLSSRYSVQTGKTESFTVSSQHEDVMMTNHTSTTVSTTTAPLSSRHSVGAYERPMTSTTVISNINMPEMTATPSQAPDSSLTLLAFGVMSLILILIVVMVILVTAINIRGRCKDTRQHKGIKSYDSVVLDSNVSSNCEKESITLVSVRTINTENKTDSPQMSSVHSTIVDNEDQELTRDLLGIKDGV, from the exons atgtgctttataaataaagtaaacttgAAACTTGAGTCTGGAGAACATACTGAAcaggactctggagtggacttagGGGCTGGAGCCgagactggagtggactcagagGCTAGAGCGGATGTATGTGTGGGCCagataaaag tCCAAACAGAAAAAACTCAACATAAGGATGTCATGACCACCTCAACAACCGTGAGCACTACCACAGCTCCTTTATCTTCCAGATACTCAG TCCAAACAGGAAAAACTGAGTCTTTTACTGTTTCATCTCAACATGAGGATGTCATGATGACCAACCACACCTCAACAACCGTGAGCACAACCACAGCTCCTTTATCTTCCAGACACTCAG TTGGTGCTTATGAACGTCCCATGACTTCAACAACAGTTATTTCAAACATCAACATGCCAGAAATGACGGCAACACCTTCACAAGCACCAGACAGCAGTCTCACTTTGCTTGCCTTTG GTGTGATGAGCCTTATACTCATTTTAATTGTTGTCATGGTGATCTTGGTGACCGCTATCAATATCAGAGGACGGTGTAAAGATACCAGGCAGCACAAGG gtaTTAAAAGCTATGACTCTGTGGTATTGGACAG CAATGTGAGCAGCAACTGTGAGAAAGAGAGCATCACTCTTGTCTCTGTGAGGACAATAAACACAGAAAACA AAACAGATTCTCCTCAGATGTCTTCAGTTCACAGCACTATAGTGGACAATGAGGACCAAGAGCTTACCAGAGACTTGCTGGGCATCAAAGATGGAGTTTGA
- the ecscr gene encoding endothelial cell-specific chemotaxis regulator isoform X4, whose product MCFINKVNLKLESGEHTEQDSGVDLGAGAETGVDSEARADVCVGQIKVQTEKTQHKDVMTTSTTVSTTTAPLSSRYSEVQTGKTESFTVSSQHEDVMMTNHTSTTVSTTTAPLSSRHSVGAYERPMTSTTVISNINMPEMTATPSQAPDSSLTLLAFGVMSLILILIVVMVILVTAINIRGRCKDTRQHKGIKSYDSVVLDSNVSSNCEKESITLVSVRTINTENKTDSPQMSSVHSTIVDNEDQELTRDLLGIKDGV is encoded by the exons atgtgctttataaataaagtaaacttgAAACTTGAGTCTGGAGAACATACTGAAcaggactctggagtggacttagGGGCTGGAGCCgagactggagtggactcagagGCTAGAGCGGATGTATGTGTGGGCCagataaaag tCCAAACAGAAAAAACTCAACATAAGGATGTCATGACCACCTCAACAACCGTGAGCACTACCACAGCTCCTTTATCTTCCAGATACTCAG aagTCCAAACAGGAAAAACTGAGTCTTTTACTGTTTCATCTCAACATGAGGATGTCATGATGACCAACCACACCTCAACAACCGTGAGCACAACCACAGCTCCTTTATCTTCCAGACACTCAG TTGGTGCTTATGAACGTCCCATGACTTCAACAACAGTTATTTCAAACATCAACATGCCAGAAATGACGGCAACACCTTCACAAGCACCAGACAGCAGTCTCACTTTGCTTGCCTTTG GTGTGATGAGCCTTATACTCATTTTAATTGTTGTCATGGTGATCTTGGTGACCGCTATCAATATCAGAGGACGGTGTAAAGATACCAGGCAGCACAAGG gtaTTAAAAGCTATGACTCTGTGGTATTGGACAG CAATGTGAGCAGCAACTGTGAGAAAGAGAGCATCACTCTTGTCTCTGTGAGGACAATAAACACAGAAAACA AAACAGATTCTCCTCAGATGTCTTCAGTTCACAGCACTATAGTGGACAATGAGGACCAAGAGCTTACCAGAGACTTGCTGGGCATCAAAGATGGAGTTTGA